In the genome of Ancylomarina subtilis, one region contains:
- a CDS encoding homoserine O-acetyltransferase family protein, whose amino-acid sequence MNPKYYKHKEGLILESGQLLHDLTIAYHTYGEFDPQKNNVVWVCHALTANSDVFDWWSGLFGEDDYFNPKEHFIVCANILGSCYGSTGPLSVYEKTGKPYYHEFPNLTVRDLVAAHEVLRLELGIERINTLIGSSLGGMQALEWAYNLNSNLDHLIFLASNAWHSPWGIAFNESQRMAIAVDPTWKDSTDEAGLEGMKTARSIALLSYRNYQTYQDTQSETDPDKQDDFKASSYQNYQGLKLANRFNAYSYWGLSKIMDGHNIGRGRISPEKALSQIQVKTLVIGVESDLLFPVAEQKFIAQNMPRAQYAEIGSLYGHDGFLLEQKQLTRVIQSFYK is encoded by the coding sequence GTGAATCCAAAATATTACAAACATAAAGAAGGTTTAATTCTGGAGTCCGGACAACTACTCCATGATTTGACCATTGCTTATCACACTTATGGTGAGTTCGATCCACAAAAGAATAACGTTGTGTGGGTGTGCCATGCGCTCACGGCTAATTCAGATGTTTTCGATTGGTGGTCGGGTTTATTTGGGGAGGATGATTATTTCAATCCCAAAGAGCACTTTATAGTTTGTGCTAATATTTTGGGTTCATGTTATGGTAGTACAGGGCCATTAAGTGTATATGAGAAGACGGGGAAACCGTATTATCATGAGTTCCCAAATTTGACCGTTCGTGATTTAGTTGCCGCTCATGAGGTATTAAGATTGGAGTTGGGAATTGAACGAATTAACACTTTAATTGGAAGTTCTTTAGGTGGGATGCAGGCTTTGGAATGGGCATATAATCTGAATAGCAATCTCGATCATTTGATTTTTCTTGCCAGTAATGCCTGGCATTCGCCATGGGGAATTGCTTTTAATGAATCACAACGAATGGCAATTGCTGTTGATCCAACATGGAAGGATTCAACTGACGAGGCAGGTTTGGAAGGTATGAAAACAGCTCGTTCTATCGCTTTGTTGAGTTACCGAAATTATCAAACCTATCAGGATACGCAAAGTGAAACGGATCCTGATAAACAGGATGATTTTAAGGCCAGCTCTTATCAAAATTATCAGGGATTGAAATTGGCGAATCGTTTTAATGCCTATTCGTATTGGGGACTGTCCAAAATTATGGATGGGCATAATATTGGTCGGGGAAGAATCTCTCCGGAAAAAGCTTTAAGTCAGATTCAGGTCAAGACTCTGGTTATTGGTGTTGAATCAGATCTCTTATTTCCTGTAGCAGAACAAAAATTTATTGCTCAAAATATGCCAAGAGCGCAGTATGCTGAGATTGGTTCGCTTTATGGACACGATGGGTTTTTACTGGAGCAAAAACAATTAACAAGAGTTATTCAATCATTTTATAAATAA
- a CDS encoding aspartate kinase, which translates to MIIYKFGGVSVKDASAIKNVRKIIGEAEGSLTVVVSAIGQTTNLLEEIIDAHYAEKANAKDLLEELKQNHLTLILDLFDDFPKKLLAEIQTLFSEMEARISQPFTQPFNFEYDQLIAYGELLSTRIVSAYLNSVGQKNQWIDIRSCLDADDKYRDANISWESSEKKVKSQFRAEDTNLYLTQGFIASDFKGHTCTLGREGSDYTAAILAYLLNANEMIIWKDVLGVLNADPDYFSDTVKLDLIPYQEAIELSYYGASVIHPKTIKPLQAKAIPLRVKSFISPEQKGTLITKGDYPQPLLPNFIVKKKQILITIEPHNFSFIGENDLFFVFSLINKYGIKLNFTQNTAVSFVFCVNHTNRFINDLIKDLKEKYEVHRADGLELITVRHYTPATITEITEKHQILIEQKNKNTAIFLSQGSQTIPEVDCCCLQEKKQ; encoded by the coding sequence ATGATCATATATAAGTTTGGGGGCGTATCTGTAAAAGATGCATCTGCCATAAAAAATGTCAGAAAGATAATAGGAGAGGCGGAAGGATCTTTAACCGTTGTTGTTTCGGCAATTGGACAAACGACCAACTTGCTGGAAGAGATCATTGATGCTCATTACGCAGAGAAAGCAAATGCAAAGGATTTATTGGAGGAATTAAAACAAAATCATCTGACCTTGATTCTTGATTTGTTCGATGACTTTCCAAAGAAATTGTTGGCTGAAATACAGACTCTTTTTTCAGAAATGGAAGCCAGAATCTCACAGCCTTTTACACAGCCTTTCAATTTTGAATACGATCAATTGATTGCCTATGGTGAGCTGTTATCAACACGAATTGTGTCTGCTTACTTGAATTCGGTTGGACAAAAGAACCAGTGGATTGATATCAGAAGCTGTTTGGATGCCGATGATAAATACCGCGATGCCAATATTTCCTGGGAGAGTTCTGAAAAGAAGGTAAAATCTCAATTTAGAGCTGAGGACACTAATTTATACCTCACGCAGGGGTTTATCGCTTCTGATTTTAAGGGACATACTTGTACGCTTGGACGTGAAGGGTCTGATTATACCGCTGCCATTTTAGCTTATTTGTTGAATGCCAATGAAATGATTATTTGGAAAGATGTTTTGGGTGTCTTGAATGCGGATCCCGATTATTTTAGCGATACCGTGAAACTGGATCTGATACCTTATCAGGAAGCGATTGAATTATCATATTATGGCGCAAGTGTTATTCATCCTAAAACAATAAAGCCCCTTCAGGCTAAGGCGATTCCTTTGAGAGTAAAATCTTTTATTAGTCCGGAACAAAAAGGAACTTTGATCACAAAAGGCGATTATCCTCAACCATTATTGCCTAACTTTATAGTAAAGAAGAAGCAAATTTTGATTACGATAGAGCCGCATAATTTTTCTTTTATTGGAGAGAATGATTTATTCTTCGTATTTTCTCTGATAAATAAATATGGGATTAAATTGAATTTTACGCAGAATACGGCTGTCAGTTTTGTGTTTTGCGTGAATCATACCAATCGTTTTATCAATGACTTGATTAAAGATTTGAAAGAGAAGTATGAAGTGCATCGTGCCGATGGATTGGAATTGATAACTGTTCGGCATTATACGCCGGCTACAATTACAGAGATTACAGAAAAACATCAAATTCTGATTGAGCAAAAAAATAAGAATACCGCAATATTTTTAAGCCAGGGCAGTCAGACTATTCCAGAGGTGGACTGCTGTTGTTTACAAGAAAAAAAACAATAA
- a CDS encoding O-acetylhomoserine aminocarboxypropyltransferase/cysteine synthase family protein, with amino-acid sequence MSKNLRYETLQVHAGQEVDAVTNSRAVPLYQTTAYTFNNSEHAANLFGLKEFGNIYTRLQNPTNDVFEKRIAVLEGGVAAVATGSGQAAQFLALTNILEAGDNFVSAAQIYGGTYNQFKVQFKRLGIECRFVDIDQPETIVPLIDEKTKAIYVEALPNPKFSIPDFEQVSAIAKKYDLPLIVDNTLGAGGYLFRPIEHGANVVVQSATKWICGHGTAVGGVIVDGGNYNWGNGKFPQFSEPSEGYHGLVFWDVFGSDGPLGNIAFAIRARVEGLRDYGCSQSPFNSFLLLQGLETLSLRLDRHVENTVALAKWLEEQDWVENVNYPGLPSSPYYEKAKKYFKKGAGSVLTFKVKGGKAIADKVVDGVELLSHVANLGDAKSLIIHPSSTTHEQLSLEEQKESGVEPGLLRISVGIEHIEDIKSDLEQAYIKARQK; translated from the coding sequence ATGTCTAAAAATTTAAGATACGAAACATTACAAGTACACGCAGGTCAGGAAGTTGATGCCGTAACAAACTCGAGAGCGGTTCCATTGTATCAAACCACAGCTTATACGTTTAATAATTCTGAGCATGCTGCCAATCTGTTTGGATTGAAAGAATTCGGGAATATTTACACCCGTTTGCAGAACCCAACCAACGATGTTTTTGAGAAGCGAATTGCTGTCCTGGAAGGGGGTGTTGCAGCTGTTGCAACCGGCTCAGGGCAAGCGGCTCAGTTTTTGGCTTTAACCAATATTTTGGAAGCAGGAGACAATTTTGTGAGTGCTGCTCAAATTTATGGTGGAACCTATAATCAATTCAAAGTCCAGTTTAAACGTCTTGGTATTGAATGTCGTTTCGTTGATATCGATCAGCCTGAAACAATTGTGCCTTTAATCGATGAGAAAACGAAAGCCATTTATGTTGAAGCTTTACCTAATCCAAAATTTTCAATCCCGGATTTTGAGCAGGTTTCAGCAATTGCAAAAAAATATGATTTACCACTGATTGTGGATAATACGCTTGGTGCAGGAGGTTACTTATTCCGACCAATTGAGCATGGTGCGAATGTGGTTGTCCAGTCTGCTACCAAGTGGATTTGCGGACATGGAACTGCAGTGGGAGGCGTTATTGTTGACGGTGGCAATTACAATTGGGGTAATGGGAAATTCCCTCAATTTAGTGAGCCATCTGAAGGGTATCATGGGCTTGTTTTTTGGGATGTTTTCGGCTCGGACGGTCCTTTGGGAAATATTGCTTTCGCAATTCGTGCACGTGTTGAGGGCTTAAGAGATTACGGTTGCAGTCAGAGCCCTTTCAATTCATTTTTACTGCTTCAGGGTCTGGAGACTTTATCCTTACGTTTGGATCGACATGTGGAAAATACTGTAGCCTTAGCTAAATGGTTGGAAGAACAGGATTGGGTAGAAAATGTGAATTATCCAGGCTTGCCATCGAGTCCTTACTACGAAAAAGCGAAGAAATATTTTAAAAAAGGAGCGGGTTCTGTTTTGACTTTTAAAGTCAAGGGGGGCAAAGCGATTGCTGATAAAGTGGTTGATGGAGTTGAGTTGCTTTCGCATGTTGCCAATTTGGGAGATGCTAAAAGTTTGATTATTCATCCAAGTTCAACGACACATGAACAGCTGAGTTTGGAAGAACAAAAAGAGTCGGGAGTGGAACCGGGTTTGTTGAGAATTTCGGTGGGAATTGAACATATCGAAGATATCAAATCGGATTTGGAGCAAGCTTATATAAAGGCAAGACAGAAGTAA
- the metH gene encoding methionine synthase encodes MTAIKDILKEQILVLDGAMGTMIQSFKLSESDFRGERFADSTFDQKGHNDLLTLTKPNIIKSIHRDFLKAGAHIIETNTFNSNAISLIDYGLEELAYELNFEAAKNAREVINEILQEDASTPRWIAGAIGPTNKTASMSPKVEDPGYRDVNFDDLVEIYTEQIRGLIDGGVDLLLIETIFDTLNAKAAVFAADEILTERGLDIPIMLSGTITDNSGRTLSGQTLEAFVTSMKTDRLLSLGLNCAFGAKDLVPYIEQLDQLIPVYVSVYPNAGLPNELGEYDETAETMTSDLETLLKGEKINIVGGCCGTRPEHIQALAKAVKGEKPRLLPVIEPETRLSGLELLRINSLSNFVNIGERTNVAGSKKFARLIGEKKYDEALSIARSQVENGAQIIDVNMDDAMLDAEAEMVTFLNLLVSEPEISRVPIMIDSSKWSVLEAGLKCVQGKCVVNSISMKEGEEEFIKYAQKIKRYGAAAVIMAFDEKGQADTYERRIEICSRAYKLLTEVVNFPPEDIIFDPNVLAIATGIEEHNNYAVDFIETVKWIKANLPYAKVSGGISNLSFSFRGNNMVREAMHSVFLYYAIKEGLDMGIVNPGMLQIYDEIEPELLKKVEDVVLNRHPDATEQLIEFAENVKSEGKSQIKKDVWREKSCQERLSYSLVKGLTDYIEVDAEEARQNYPKALEVIEGPLMDGMNIVGNLFGEGKMFLPQVVKSARVMKKAVAYLQPFIEEEKKNLGANHAGKILMVTVKGDVHDIGKNIVSVVLGCNNFEVIDLGVMVPCSRILEVAIDEKVDAMGLSGLITPSLEEMAFVASEMERLSLNIPLVVGGATTSELHTAVKIEPNYSGGVVYVSDASKSVGVFKNLCDKDKREAYLQEVHKRYDLIREAYAKEKSTEYYTIEQARANKEQIDWSTAPIYKAKKTGLQVEHHFPVSEIRKYIDWTFFFVAWELKCMYPEIMEDVHFKDEAKKLFDDANLMLDEIEEKNLIEAAAVYGLFPANSCGDDIVIYADEKRSAELTRFTNLRQQEKFPKGLSNLCLSDFIAPLESGRIDYVGAFVATAGLGIEESLAKYAEDLDDYKSIMLKILADRLAEAYTELLHDRVRKQDWGYAPDEDLTIEEMLREKYQGIRPAFGYPSLPEHSEKQVLWDFLKVEENIGAKLTENFAMYPTATVSGLYLAHPDALYFNIGKIQDDQIKDYARRRNMPEEQAQQYLHSL; translated from the coding sequence ATGACAGCAATAAAGGACATATTAAAGGAACAGATTTTGGTTTTGGATGGAGCCATGGGAACCATGATCCAGTCTTTTAAATTATCGGAATCTGATTTCCGGGGTGAGCGATTTGCAGATTCAACTTTTGACCAAAAAGGACATAATGATTTGTTGACCCTAACCAAACCGAACATCATAAAATCGATTCACAGAGATTTCTTAAAAGCGGGTGCTCATATTATTGAAACCAATACATTTAATTCAAATGCCATATCTCTGATTGATTATGGATTGGAGGAATTGGCTTACGAATTGAACTTTGAAGCGGCAAAGAATGCGAGAGAAGTCATCAATGAAATTTTGCAAGAAGATGCTTCAACACCTCGTTGGATTGCTGGTGCCATTGGTCCTACAAATAAAACAGCATCCATGTCGCCTAAGGTAGAAGATCCGGGGTATCGCGATGTGAATTTTGATGATTTGGTTGAAATTTATACCGAGCAGATTCGAGGTTTGATTGATGGTGGGGTTGATCTTTTATTGATCGAGACCATTTTCGATACGCTGAATGCGAAAGCGGCTGTTTTTGCTGCTGATGAAATTCTGACCGAACGAGGTCTTGATATACCTATAATGCTTTCCGGTACCATTACTGATAATAGTGGTCGAACACTTTCAGGGCAAACCCTTGAGGCTTTTGTAACGTCGATGAAAACTGATCGTCTTTTAAGTTTGGGTTTGAATTGTGCTTTTGGTGCGAAAGATTTGGTACCTTATATCGAGCAACTAGATCAATTGATTCCGGTTTATGTGAGTGTGTATCCCAATGCGGGATTGCCCAATGAATTGGGCGAATATGATGAAACGGCAGAAACCATGACTTCTGATCTTGAGACTCTTTTGAAAGGAGAGAAGATTAATATTGTAGGCGGTTGTTGTGGAACAAGACCTGAGCATATTCAAGCCTTGGCAAAAGCGGTGAAAGGGGAGAAACCTAGGCTGTTGCCAGTGATTGAACCCGAAACACGTTTAAGTGGGCTGGAACTTTTACGAATCAATTCCCTATCGAATTTTGTGAATATTGGGGAGCGAACCAATGTGGCTGGCTCTAAAAAGTTTGCTCGTTTAATTGGCGAGAAGAAATATGACGAAGCCTTATCTATTGCGCGCAGTCAGGTTGAAAATGGGGCTCAAATTATTGATGTCAATATGGATGATGCCATGTTGGATGCTGAAGCCGAAATGGTCACCTTTCTTAATCTGTTAGTGTCTGAACCTGAAATTTCACGTGTGCCCATCATGATCGACTCTTCAAAATGGTCGGTGTTGGAGGCTGGATTGAAATGTGTACAGGGTAAATGTGTGGTGAATTCTATCTCAATGAAAGAGGGTGAGGAGGAATTTATAAAATATGCACAAAAGATAAAACGCTATGGTGCGGCTGCAGTTATTATGGCATTTGACGAAAAAGGTCAGGCTGATACTTACGAGAGGCGTATTGAGATTTGTAGCAGAGCCTATAAGCTGTTAACCGAAGTTGTCAATTTCCCTCCTGAGGATATTATTTTCGACCCGAATGTATTGGCAATTGCTACAGGAATTGAAGAACATAACAATTATGCTGTCGATTTTATTGAAACCGTTAAATGGATAAAGGCCAATTTACCTTACGCGAAAGTAAGTGGTGGTATCAGCAATCTGTCGTTCTCGTTCCGTGGAAACAATATGGTGCGCGAAGCTATGCATTCTGTTTTTCTTTATTATGCGATAAAGGAAGGTCTCGATATGGGGATTGTTAACCCAGGGATGTTGCAGATTTATGATGAGATTGAACCTGAACTTCTGAAAAAAGTTGAAGATGTTGTGCTCAATCGTCATCCCGATGCGACTGAGCAGCTGATTGAATTTGCCGAAAATGTGAAATCTGAGGGGAAATCTCAGATTAAGAAAGATGTGTGGCGTGAGAAGTCTTGTCAGGAGCGATTATCCTACTCATTGGTAAAAGGCCTTACCGATTATATCGAAGTGGATGCTGAGGAAGCTCGTCAGAATTATCCCAAAGCGCTTGAGGTGATTGAAGGACCTTTGATGGATGGGATGAATATCGTCGGGAATCTGTTTGGCGAAGGAAAAATGTTTTTGCCTCAGGTGGTGAAGTCGGCCCGGGTAATGAAAAAGGCTGTGGCTTATCTTCAACCGTTTATCGAAGAAGAGAAAAAGAATCTGGGAGCTAATCATGCAGGTAAAATACTGATGGTAACCGTTAAGGGGGATGTTCACGATATCGGTAAAAATATTGTTAGTGTAGTATTGGGTTGTAACAATTTTGAGGTCATCGATCTTGGGGTTATGGTACCTTGTTCTCGTATATTGGAAGTAGCCATTGACGAGAAAGTTGATGCCATGGGCTTGAGTGGATTGATTACACCTTCATTGGAAGAAATGGCTTTTGTAGCCAGCGAGATGGAACGCTTATCCTTGAATATTCCTTTGGTTGTGGGTGGTGCAACTACCTCTGAATTGCATACCGCTGTGAAAATTGAACCCAACTATTCAGGTGGAGTTGTCTATGTGAGTGATGCTTCAAAATCAGTCGGTGTATTTAAGAACTTGTGTGATAAAGATAAGCGGGAAGCTTATTTGCAAGAGGTTCATAAACGTTACGACTTGATACGTGAAGCTTATGCTAAAGAAAAGTCAACGGAATACTATACGATAGAACAAGCGCGGGCTAATAAAGAGCAAATCGATTGGTCGACAGCACCAATATATAAGGCTAAAAAAACGGGTTTGCAGGTCGAGCATCATTTTCCGGTGAGTGAAATTCGTAAGTATATCGATTGGACCTTCTTTTTTGTGGCCTGGGAGCTGAAGTGTATGTATCCTGAAATTATGGAAGATGTACACTTTAAAGATGAAGCTAAAAAGCTTTTCGATGATGCCAATTTGATGTTGGATGAGATTGAAGAAAAAAACTTGATAGAAGCGGCTGCAGTTTATGGCTTGTTTCCAGCCAATTCATGTGGCGACGATATTGTTATTTATGCCGATGAGAAACGAAGTGCCGAGTTGACTCGTTTCACGAATCTGCGACAGCAGGAAAAATTTCCGAAAGGTTTGAGTAACCTGTGTTTATCCGATTTTATTGCGCCTTTGGAGTCGGGTCGAATCGATTATGTGGGTGCATTTGTTGCCACTGCAGGTTTGGGGATAGAAGAGAGTTTAGCAAAGTATGCTGAGGACCTGGATGATTATAAGAGTATCATGCTTAAAATACTTGCCGACAGATTGGCCGAGGCTTATACTGAATTGCTTCACGATAGAGTTCGAAAACAGGATTGGGGCTATGCGCCTGATGAGGATCTGACCATTGAAGAGATGCTTCGTGAGAAGTATCAGGGGATACGTCCCGCTTTTGGTTACCCATCATTACCCGAACATTCCGAAAAACAGGTGCTTTGGGATTTCTTAAAGGTTGAGGAAAATATTGGAGCAAAGCTCACCGAAAATTTTGCAATGTATCCAACGGCTACGGTTAGTGGTCTTTATTTGGCTCATCCTGATGCTCTGTATTTTAATATCGGTAAAATTCAAGACGATCAGATTAAAGATTACGCGCGACGACGAAATATGCCAGAAGAACAAGCTCAGCAATATTTGCATTCGTTATAA
- a CDS encoding homoserine dehydrogenase, producing MSKKLKIGVFGYGVVGSGLAHVLKNSKGLDASIVKVCVKDPTKERDLPPEFVTLNPDDILNDPEINVVAELIDDADDAYRIVKTALKNGKHVVSANKKMLAHHIEELIQLQWEHKVSFLYEASACGSIPIIRNLEEYYDNDLLQSVSGILNGSSNYILSKIFNENLDYGVALKQAQELGFAESDPTSDVEGFDTLYKLIILTVHGFGLFVHPDQVFNIGISRLSAQDIQLASQKGYKIRLLGKVTKVNGKHVNLLIAPKFVKPAEHAYTVEDHYNGVLIQGNFYDNQFMYGKGAGSHPTGSAVLSDVTALAYNYKYEYKKLKYYGGLEYTNDMPVQIYLRYTKKEDLDLFEFTDISESLTGKDFNYVIGHINLLNLIKIKDQLVDKDLFLAYLGDE from the coding sequence ATGAGTAAAAAATTAAAAATTGGCGTGTTTGGTTATGGCGTTGTGGGGTCTGGCTTGGCTCATGTTTTAAAAAATTCCAAGGGGCTAGATGCCTCAATTGTAAAAGTTTGTGTGAAGGATCCGACTAAGGAACGTGATTTGCCACCCGAATTTGTGACTTTGAATCCGGATGATATTCTGAACGATCCTGAAATTAATGTTGTTGCAGAATTGATAGATGATGCAGATGATGCCTATCGTATTGTGAAAACGGCTTTAAAAAATGGCAAACATGTGGTTTCTGCAAATAAAAAAATGTTGGCTCATCATATCGAAGAGTTGATTCAGTTACAGTGGGAGCATAAGGTTTCTTTTCTTTATGAGGCATCGGCTTGTGGCAGTATTCCAATTATTCGTAATCTGGAAGAGTACTACGATAACGATTTGTTGCAATCGGTTAGTGGTATTTTGAATGGTTCGTCGAATTATATTCTAAGTAAGATTTTCAATGAAAATCTGGATTATGGTGTTGCCTTAAAGCAAGCTCAGGAGTTGGGTTTTGCCGAAAGCGATCCAACTTCGGATGTGGAAGGTTTCGATACGCTCTATAAGTTGATTATTCTAACTGTTCATGGTTTTGGTTTGTTTGTTCATCCCGATCAGGTTTTTAATATTGGGATATCCCGATTATCAGCCCAGGATATTCAGTTAGCTTCTCAAAAGGGGTATAAAATTCGTTTGCTGGGTAAGGTCACAAAAGTGAATGGGAAGCATGTGAATCTATTGATTGCCCCCAAGTTTGTGAAACCTGCTGAGCATGCTTACACAGTTGAAGATCATTATAATGGCGTGTTGATTCAAGGGAATTTCTACGACAATCAGTTTATGTATGGGAAAGGTGCCGGATCACATCCAACAGGATCGGCAGTGCTTTCTGATGTGACGGCTCTTGCGTATAACTACAAATACGAATACAAAAAGCTGAAGTATTATGGTGGTTTGGAATATACCAATGATATGCCAGTTCAGATTTATTTGAGATACACGAAAAAAGAAGATCTCGATTTATTCGAATTCACTGATATTTCAGAGTCGTTAACAGGTAAAGATTTCAACTATGTTATAGGTCATATCAATCTTTTAAATCTGATTAAAATTAAAGATCAATTGGTTGATAAGGATCTGTTTCTTGCTTATTTGGGTGATGAGTAG